A genome region from Brassica oleracea var. oleracea cultivar TO1000 chromosome C2, BOL, whole genome shotgun sequence includes the following:
- the LOC106325045 gene encoding AT-hook motif nuclear-localized protein 29-like, with product MDGGYDQSGGASRYFHGRFRSELHNQLQQQAQAQPQPQPHPQLQPDDESDSNKDSGRLDSDQVTSGSTPGKRPRGRPPGSKNKTKPPVIVTRDSPNVLRSHVLEVSSGADIVESVNTYARRRGRGVSVLSGNGTVANVVLRQPVTIHGNNGGTGAGVGGVVTLHGKFDILSITGTVLPPPAPPGSGGLSIFLSGGQGQVIGGSVVAPLVASGPVILMAASFSNATFERLPLKDEEEEGGGGGPPPATTASPPSGPGQGEIRGNPSGYDQFTGDPHSLGWVAGAASRPSF from the coding sequence ATGGACGGTGGTTACGATCAATCCGGAGGAGCTTCTAGATACTTCCATGGCCGCTTTAGGTCTGAGCTTCACAACCAACTTCAACAACAGGCTCAGGCTCAACCTCAACCTCAACCTCATCCCCAGCTTCAGCCAGATGATGAATCTGACTCCAACAAGGACTCGGGTCGACTTGATTCCGACCAGGTTACCTCGGGATCAACTCCCGGGAAGCGTCCACGTGGACGTCCTCCGGGATCGAAGAACAAGACGAAGCCACCGGTGATTGTGACAAGAGATAGCCCTAACGTCCTTAGATCTCATGTTCTTGAAGTCTCATCTGGAGCCGACATAGTTGAGAGCGTCAACACTTACGCTCGCCGGAGAGGGAGAGGTGTCTCCGTGCTCAGTGGTAACGGCACGGTGGCTAACGTCGTTCTCCGTCAGCCGGTGACGATTCATGGGAATAATGGCGGAACTGGAGCCGGAGTTGGAGGGGTTGTGACTTTACATGGAAAGTTTGACATTCTTTCCATCACTGGTACGGTGCTTCCCCCGCCTGCGCCGCCGGGATCAGGTGGGCTGTCAATCTTTCTTTCTGGTGGACAAGGTCAGGTCATCGGCGGAAGCGTGGTGGCTCCGCTTGTGGCTTCAGGTCCAGTTATACTGATGGCTGCATCGTTCTCTAACGCAACTTTTGAAAGGCTTCCACTTAAAGATGAAGAAGAAGAAGGCGGAGGAGGAGGTCCACCGCCAGCCACGACAGCATCACCACCGTCTGGACCGGGTCAGGGAGAGATAAGAGGTAATCCGAGTGGTTATGATCAGTTTACCGGTGATCCTCATTCGCTTGGCTGGGTAGCCGGAGCCGCTTCAAGACCATCTTTTTAA
- the LOC106327567 gene encoding 3-hydroxy-3-methylglutaryl-coenzyme A reductase 1 isoform X1: MDIRRRPPKPPVNNPNRFSNDDDQRRTTTIPPKASDALPLPLYLTNAVFFTLFFSVAYYLLHRWRDKIRYNTPLHVVTVTELGALIALVASFIYLLGFFGIDFVQSFISRADTNDTDANDFEDHRLVTCPPRLDLERDPPPPPIVCVAKSPIPDPALPEEDEEIVKSVIHGAIPSYSLESRLGDCKRAAAIRREALQRITGRSIEGLPLDGFDYESILGQCCEMPVGYVQIPVGIAGPLLLDGYEYSVPMATTEGCLVASTNRGCKAMYVSGGATSTVVKDGMTRAPVVRFASARRASELKFFLEDPENFDTLAVVFNRSSRFARLQSVKCTLAGKNAYVRFSCSTGDAMGMNMVSKGVQNVLEFLTDDFPDMDVIGISGNFCSDKKPAAVNWIEGRGKSVVCEAVIKGEIVNKVLKTSVAALVELNMLKNLTGSAVAGSLGGFNAHASNIVSAVFIATGQDPAQNVESSQCITMMEAINDGKDIHVSVTMPSIEVGTVGGGTQLAPQSACLNLLGVKGASTESPGMNSRRLATIVAGAVLAGELSLMSAIAAGQLVKSHMKYNRSSRDISGATTTT; this comes from the exons ATGGATATCCGACGGAGGCCTCCTAAACCGCCGGTTAATAACCCTAACCGCTTCTCCAACGATGACGATCAACGCCGGACAACAACGATTCCTCCCAAGGCCTCGGACGCGCTTCCTCTCCCTCTCTACCTCACCAACGCCGTCTTCTTCACTCTCTTCTTCTCCGTCGCCTACTACCTCCTCCACCGCTGGCGCGACAAGATCCGTTACAACACCCCTCTCCACGTCGTCACCGTCACCGAGCTCGGCGCGCTCATCGCCCTCGTCGCCTCCTTCATCTACCTCCTAGGCTTCTTCGGCATCGACTTCGTCCAATCGTTCATCTCACGCGCCGACACCAACGACACCGATGCTAACGATTTCGAAGACCACCGCCTCGTCACGTGCCCACCCAGGTTGGATTTGGAAAGAG ATCCGCCCCCACCACCGATCGTCTGCGTCGCCAAATCACCGATTCCGGATCCCGCGCTCCCCGAGGAAGACGAGGAGATAGTGAAATCCGTAATCCACGGCGCGATCCCTTCCTACTCTCTCGAGTCTCGTCTCGGAGATTGCAAGAGAGCGGCGGCGATACGGCGCGAGGCGCTGCAGAGGATAACCGGGAGGTCGATCGAAGGATTACCGTTGGATGGGTTCGATTACGAATCCATATTGGGGCAATGCTGCGAGATGCCCGTTGGGTACGTGCAGATTCCCGTGGGGATCGCTGGGCCTTTGTTGCTTGATGGGTACGAGTACTCTGTTCCGATGGCTACGACGGAAGGGTGTTTGGTTGCTAGCACTAATAGAGGATGTAAGGCTATGTACGTCTCTGGTGGAGCGACGAGTACGGTGGTTAAGGATGGTATGACGAGAGCGCCTGTGGTTAGGTTCGCGTCGGCGAGAAGAGCTTCGGAGCTTAAGTTTTTCTTGGAGGATCCTGAGAACTTTGACACGTTGGCTGTTGTCTTCAACAG ATCAAGTAGATTCGCGAGGCTGCAGAGTGTCAAGTGTACACTTGCAGGGAAGAATGCTTATGTAAGGTTTAGTTGCAGCACTGGTGATGCTATGGGGATGAATATGGTATCCAAAGGTGTCCAGAATGTTCTTGAGTTCCTCACTGATGATTTTCCTGACATGGATGTCATCGGAATATCCG GTAACTTCTGTTCGGACAAGAAACCTGCAGCTGTGAACTGGATCGAGGGACGTGGCAAATCAGTGGTATGCGAGGCAGTAATCAAAGGAGAGATTGTTAACAAGGTGTTGAAAACGAGCGTGGCTGCTTTAGTGGAGCTGAACATGCTCAAGAACCTCACTGGCTCTGCTGTTGCAGGCTCTCTAGGTGGATTCAACGCTCACGCCAGCAACATAGTCTCTGCTGTGTTCATAGCTACTGGCCAAGATCCAGCTCAAAACGTAGAGAGCTCTCAATGCATCACAATGATGGAAGCCATTAACGACGGGAAAGACATCCACGTCTCCGTCACTATGCCATCTATTGAG GTGGGGACAGTGGGAGGAGGAACACAGCTTGCGCCTCAATCAGCGTGTTTAAACCTGCTGGGAGTTAAAGGAGCGAGCACGGAGTCACCGGGGATGAACTCAAGGAGGCTAGCGACGATAGTGGCGGGAGCAGTTTTGGCGGGAGAGTTATCTTTAATGTCAGCAATAGCAGCTGGACAACTTGTGAAGAGTCACATGAAATACAATAGATCCAGCAGAGACATATCTGGAGCAACGACAACAACATGA
- the LOC106325735 gene encoding uncharacterized protein LOC106325735, producing the protein MGITILLLDELDSVIHGFIPANRASHYRPDLKSGSIVKVDRFEVARCAHTYKITEHQFVIRFTPSTRICEVLSDAPVINSEKFMVRRYDNLHVLSNTNLELPDVVGEIRSVQGSDLRNDAATTRVVVRLLIEPDVTVYLSLWDEAASTFRGLLKAGDKTKSVMLVTTVNPKLFGGNMYLNSTPGTRFFFDTRLPEIATFVSMVGGESSKVFPLVDTLQGIKKKELVSIADLNTFISNSNEQTQEADFFCKARIVGVVHENGWSFVACTVCNRKLERIGTSLSCNRCVTDAVTGVVRFRVELAVDDGNDSATFVVFDKEMTKLTQQDAAVLALDEAANSGEENLPICLEELTDKEFVFQIRVTPFNFTPNHRTFTVSTITEDIISLTHGKEEDENILGGNEGDSGLKAPPSGPSVLRENVGEECGTTDPPEIAVTRNNRKRSRE; encoded by the exons ATGGGGATCACGATACTCCTCCTCGATGAACTG GACTCGGTTATTCACGGGTTCATTCCCGCTAATCGAGCGAGTCACTACCGTCCTGATCTGAAGTCTGGTTCTATAGTAAAAGTGGATCGTTTTGAAGTTGCAAGGTGCGCTCACACGTACAAGATCACAGAGCATCAGTTCGTGATCCGTTTCACCCCTTCCACGCGTATCTGCGAGGTCCTCTCTGACGCGCCTGTGATCAACTCTGAAAAATTCATGGTGCGGCGCTACGACAACCTTCACGTTCTTTCGAACACGAACCTGGAGCTCCCCG ACGTCGTGGGTGAGATACGCTCTGTCCAAGGGTCCGATCTCCGGAACGATGCAGCAACAACCAGAGTGGTGGTCCGCCTCTTAATCGAACC AGATGTGACTGTCTACTTATCTCTGTGGGATGAGGCTGCATCGACCTTCAGGGGTCTCTTGAAAGCAGGCGATAAGACCAAGTCTGTGATGTTGGTGACCACGGTCAATCCTAAACTATTTGGAG GTAACATGTACTTGAACTCCACACCAGGGACTCGCTTCTTTTTCGACACCCGCCTCCCTGAAATAGCAACGTTTGTCAGCATGGTTGGAGGTGAATCATCCAAAGTGTTTCCTCTTGTCGACACTCTCCAAGGAATTAAGAAGAAGGAGCTTGTCTCAATAGCAGATCTCAACACTTTCATCTCCAACTCCAATGAGCAG ACTCAGGAGGCTGATTTCTTCTGCAAAGCACGGATTGTTGGTGTCGTCCATGAGAATGGGTGGTCCTTTGTGGCATGCACTGTCTGCAACAGAAAATTGGAGAGGATTGGAACTTCACTAAGCTGCAACAGATGTGTAACTGACGCCGTTACCGGTGTTGTCAG GTTCCGTGTTGAGCTTGCTGTTGATGATGGCAACGATAGCGCCACATTTGTCGTCTTTGATAAGGAGATGACAAAACTTACCCAGCAAGATGCTGCTGTCCTTGCCCTCGATGAG GCTGCAAACAGCGGAGAGGAGAACCTCCCAATCTGTCTTGAAGAGCTAACTGATAAGGAGTTTGTGTTCCAGATACGTGTGACACCTTTCAACTTCACACCAAACCACCGTACTTTCACTGTTTCCACTATAACTGAAGATATCATCTCGCTGACCCATGGCAAG GAGGAAGATGAGAACATTCTTGGAGGCAATGAAGGTGACAGCGGGTTGAAAGCACCACCTTCGGGTCCGTCTGTTTTGAGAGAGAATGTCGGGGAGGAGTGTGGTACCACAGATCCCCCAGAGATTGCAGTCACTCGGAACAACCGCAAGCGCTCCCGTGAGTGA
- the LOC106327567 gene encoding 3-hydroxy-3-methylglutaryl-coenzyme A reductase 1 isoform X2: MDIRRRPPKPPVNNPNRFSNDDDQRRTTTIPPKASDALPLPLYLTNAVFFTLFFSVAYYLLHRWRDKIRYNTPLHVVTVTELGALIALVASFIYLLGFFGIDFVQSFISRADTNDTDANDFEDHRLVTCPPRLDLERVRPILNYSLDPPPPPIVCVAKSPIPDPALPEEDEEIVKSVIHGAIPSYSLESRLGDCKRAAAIRREALQRITGRSIEGLPLDGFDYESILGQCCEMPVGYVQIPVGIAGPLLLDGYEYSVPMATTEGCLVASTNRGCKAMYVSGGATSTVVKDGMTRAPVVRFASARRASELKFFLEDPENFDTLAVVFNRSSRFARLQSVKCTLAGKNAYVRFSCSTGDAMGMNMVSKGVQNVLEFLTDDFPDMDVIGISGNFCSDKKPAAVNWIEGRGKSVVCEAVIKGEIVNKVLKTSVAALVELNMLKNLTGSAVAGSLGGFNAHASNIVSAVFIATGQDPAQNVESSQCITMMEAINDGKDIHVSVTMPSIEVGTVGGGTQLAPQSACLNLLGVKGASTESPGMNSRRLATIVAGAVLAGELSLMSAIAAGQLVKSHMKYNRSSRDISGATTTT; this comes from the exons ATGGATATCCGACGGAGGCCTCCTAAACCGCCGGTTAATAACCCTAACCGCTTCTCCAACGATGACGATCAACGCCGGACAACAACGATTCCTCCCAAGGCCTCGGACGCGCTTCCTCTCCCTCTCTACCTCACCAACGCCGTCTTCTTCACTCTCTTCTTCTCCGTCGCCTACTACCTCCTCCACCGCTGGCGCGACAAGATCCGTTACAACACCCCTCTCCACGTCGTCACCGTCACCGAGCTCGGCGCGCTCATCGCCCTCGTCGCCTCCTTCATCTACCTCCTAGGCTTCTTCGGCATCGACTTCGTCCAATCGTTCATCTCACGCGCCGACACCAACGACACCGATGCTAACGATTTCGAAGACCACCGCCTCGTCACGTGCCCACCCAGGTTGGATTTGGAAAGAG TCCGCCCCATACTAAATTACTCTCTAGATCCGCCCCCACCACCGATCGTCTGCGTCGCCAAATCACCGATTCCGGATCCCGCGCTCCCCGAGGAAGACGAGGAGATAGTGAAATCCGTAATCCACGGCGCGATCCCTTCCTACTCTCTCGAGTCTCGTCTCGGAGATTGCAAGAGAGCGGCGGCGATACGGCGCGAGGCGCTGCAGAGGATAACCGGGAGGTCGATCGAAGGATTACCGTTGGATGGGTTCGATTACGAATCCATATTGGGGCAATGCTGCGAGATGCCCGTTGGGTACGTGCAGATTCCCGTGGGGATCGCTGGGCCTTTGTTGCTTGATGGGTACGAGTACTCTGTTCCGATGGCTACGACGGAAGGGTGTTTGGTTGCTAGCACTAATAGAGGATGTAAGGCTATGTACGTCTCTGGTGGAGCGACGAGTACGGTGGTTAAGGATGGTATGACGAGAGCGCCTGTGGTTAGGTTCGCGTCGGCGAGAAGAGCTTCGGAGCTTAAGTTTTTCTTGGAGGATCCTGAGAACTTTGACACGTTGGCTGTTGTCTTCAACAG ATCAAGTAGATTCGCGAGGCTGCAGAGTGTCAAGTGTACACTTGCAGGGAAGAATGCTTATGTAAGGTTTAGTTGCAGCACTGGTGATGCTATGGGGATGAATATGGTATCCAAAGGTGTCCAGAATGTTCTTGAGTTCCTCACTGATGATTTTCCTGACATGGATGTCATCGGAATATCCG GTAACTTCTGTTCGGACAAGAAACCTGCAGCTGTGAACTGGATCGAGGGACGTGGCAAATCAGTGGTATGCGAGGCAGTAATCAAAGGAGAGATTGTTAACAAGGTGTTGAAAACGAGCGTGGCTGCTTTAGTGGAGCTGAACATGCTCAAGAACCTCACTGGCTCTGCTGTTGCAGGCTCTCTAGGTGGATTCAACGCTCACGCCAGCAACATAGTCTCTGCTGTGTTCATAGCTACTGGCCAAGATCCAGCTCAAAACGTAGAGAGCTCTCAATGCATCACAATGATGGAAGCCATTAACGACGGGAAAGACATCCACGTCTCCGTCACTATGCCATCTATTGAG GTGGGGACAGTGGGAGGAGGAACACAGCTTGCGCCTCAATCAGCGTGTTTAAACCTGCTGGGAGTTAAAGGAGCGAGCACGGAGTCACCGGGGATGAACTCAAGGAGGCTAGCGACGATAGTGGCGGGAGCAGTTTTGGCGGGAGAGTTATCTTTAATGTCAGCAATAGCAGCTGGACAACTTGTGAAGAGTCACATGAAATACAATAGATCCAGCAGAGACATATCTGGAGCAACGACAACAACATGA
- the LOC106323807 gene encoding uncharacterized protein LOC106323807 has product MGSWNVPFVMLWFGRKKKKGTRGPNRIPLFSICCQQGRVKLPPEPEAPPALKTLLLNSKHFQHDIRTYNSILAFTSLGAQIDHSVMHKTGPFTFRIHGQNAHRIGSLVPGAGQPPKFSQLYIIDTANEIKNRISTVKRTATVGELDPNIVKELIETMDTHNCLTKIFRKARDIHETDSCQEFSIRLKGKSKRDRQYDMPQTDEIAGLIVGDFTEDMGERDIIVQHRSSGLQHISDMHPLFMTLQYPTLFPYGQIGFNENIPVINTNGEPRKRGYITKREYFAHQIQTRLAEGMVIVRSKRLFHQYIVDAFTCIEQERLRWFRLNQKKIRAELYNNIQDAVMKGDTDAKTIGKRVILPSSYTGSPRYMAEKYHDAMAICRWHGNPDLFITITTNPKWEELSDHLKLYGTDDPNDRPDLESRVFKMKLDELMSDFNKGIFFPRPKAVVYTIEFQKRGLPHAHILLWLEGDFRNPTAADIDNIISAELPDKEKDPEAFGLVEQHMMHGPCGKDRLSSPCMDNGVCTKKFPRSYVPHTQVNESGYILYKRRQTGQFVSKGNIKLDNQFVVPHNLQILKKYKAHVNVEWCNKSSAIKYLFKYITKGVDRATFKVQKTPEQSERSEPKKPEQPRNEINEYIEGRYLSACESMWRIFVFDIHHNSPAVQKLPVHLPGEHMAVFDENEDLQNVEDRYLHGRTMLTEWFEMNRRYEEVRKLKYIEMLTMFVWDNSNKIYIKRQQRGSIGRIVNINPAAGDKYYLGILVSLVRGPTCYDDLYTVGEIKYDNFQEACYARGFLGTDKDWHDSMSEASQFSSPRSLRYLFVLILIYCQVSEPRKLWDHSWEYMAEDVLMRQRRLLRFPDLQLTLDELQHYTLIEIETLLQNYEKSLTEFAGMPLPNKAIMDEMKNRAMARHNQFDLAEEQKVHQELFCKLNNQQRAVYDAVIKSVCEHQGKLFFLYGAGGTGKTFL; this is encoded by the exons ATGGGATCATGGAATGTCCCCTTTGTCATGCTCTGGTTTGGGAGAAAGAAAAAAAAAGGGACCAGAGGTCCTAACAGAATACCGCTTTTTAGTATATGCTGTCAACAAGGCCGAGTAAAACTCCCACCAGAACCAGAAGCTCCACCCGCCTTGAAAACACTGCTCCTCAACTCCAAACATTTCCAGCATGATATCCGGACATATAACTCCATCCTCGCATTTACGTCATTGGGCGCACAGATTGATCATTCTGTAATGCACAAAACGGGGCCTTTCACTTTCAGAATCCATGGTCAAAATGCACACAGGATCGGGTCTTTGGTTCCTGGAGCAGGACAACCTCCAAAATTCAGTCAGCTCTACATCATAGATACCGCTAATGAGATTAAAAATAGAATCTCCACTGTCAAGCGTACGGCCACAGTAGGTGAGCTGGATCCTAATATAGTAAAAGAGCTGATAGAAACAATGGACACTCACAACTGTCTGACTAAGATTTTCAGAAAAGCTAGAGACATCCATGAAACTGATAGCTGCCAGGAATTTAGCATAAGACTGAAAGGCAAGTCAAAGCGTGATCGTCAATATGATATGCCTCAAACTGATGAAATTGCTGGTCTGATCGTTGGTGACTTTACGGAGGATATGGGCGAGAGAGATATAATTGTGCAACACAGATCTTCAGGCCTGCAGCATATAAGTGATATGCACCCACTCTTTATGACTTTGCAATACCCAACCCTCTTCCCGTATGGACAGATAGGCTTCAACGAGAACATACCGGTCATAAATACTAACGGAGAGCCTAGGAAAAGGGGCTACATCACAAAAAGAGAGTACTTTGCTCACCAAATACAAACCCGCTTAGCTGAAGGCATGGTTATTGTGAGGTCCAAAAGGTTGTTCCACCAGTATATTGTTGACGCTTTTACATGCATAGAGCAGGAAAGGTTGCGTTGGTTCCGCTTAAACCAGAAGAAAATCAGAGCAGAACTATACAACAATATACAAGATGCAGTCATGAAAGGTGACACAGATGCAAAAACAATAGGAAAAAGAGTCATCTTACCCTCCAGCTATACGGGCAGCCCCCGTTATATGGCAGAAAAGTATCATGATGCGATGGCAATATGTCGATGGCACGGGAATCCAGACTTATTTATCACTATTACAACAAATCCTAAGTGGGAAGAGCTATCTGACCACCTCAAACTGTATGGAACCGATGATCCCAACGACCGGCCCGACCTCGAGTCTAGAGTGTTCAAGATGAAGCTCGATGAGTTGATGTCAGATTTCAACAAAGGCATATTTTTTCCCAGACCCAAAGCAG TTGTCTACACCATAGAGTTCCAGAAGAGAGGCTTACCACACGCCCACATACTTCTATGGCTCGAAGGGGACTTCAGAAATCCCACTGCAGCTGATATTGACAACATCATCTCAGCAGAGCTCCCTGACAAGGAAAAGGACCCTGAAGCTTTTGGTTTGGTGGAGCAACACATGATGCATGGTCCTTGTGGGAAAGACAGATTATCATCTCCTTGCATGGACAACGGTGTTTGCACAAAGAAATTCCCCCGCAGTTATGTTCCACACACCCAAGTTAATGAATCAGGCTACATCTTGTACAAGCGCAGACAGACTGGGCAGTTTGTTTCCAAGGGAAACATCAAGCTTGATAATCAATTTGTTGTCCCCCACAACCTCCAGATCTTGAAGAAATACAAGGCCCATGTCAATGTCGAATGGTGCAACAAATCAAGCGCCATCAAGTACCTGTTCAAATACATTACTAAAGGTGTTGATAGAGCTACCTTCAAAGTTCAGAAAACCCCAGAGCAGTCCGAACGGTCGGAGCCAAAAAAACCAGAACAGCCAAGGAATGAAATTAATGAATACATTGAGGGGCGGTACCTTTCAGCATGTGAGTCGATGTGGAGAATTTTTGTGTTTGATATTCACCACAACAGTCCAGCAGTGCAGAAATTACCAGTTCACCTTCCTGGCGAACACATGGCTGTTTTTGATGAGAATGAGGACCTCCAGAACGTTGAAGACAGGTACCTACATGGCCGGACTATGTTAACGGAATGGTTTGAAATGAACAGACGTTATGAAGAAGTCAGAAAACTAAAATACATCGAGATGCTAACAATGTTTGTCTGGGACAATTCAAACAAGATTTACATAAAGCGACAGCAAAGAGGGAGCATTGGAAGGATTGTAAACATAAACCCAGCAGCTGGTGACAAATATTATCTTGGGATTTTAGTCAGCTTAGTTCGAGGCCCAACATGTTATGACGATTTATATACAGTGGGTGAGATCAAATATGATAACTTTCAAGAAGCCTGCTATGCTAGAGGCTTTCTCGGGACAGACAAGGACTGGCATGATTCTATGTCTGAAGCATCTCAATTTTCATCACCAAGATCTCTTCGCTACCTCTTCGTACTAATACTCATCTACTGTCAAGTTTCAGAACCAAGGAAACTTTGGGATCATTCTTGGGAATATATGGCAGAAGATGTCTTGATGCGCCAGAGACGCCTTCTTCGATTCCCAGACCTCCAGCTAACCCTAGACGAACTGCAGCATTATACACTTATTGAAATAGAGACCCTGCTTCAGAACTACGAGAAGTCATTGACTGAGTTTGCAGGCATGCCACTTCCAAACAAAGCTATCATGGACGAAATGAAGAATAGAGCAATGGCGAGGCACAACCAGTTTGATTTAGCTGAAGAACAAAAGGTTCACCAGGAACTTTTCTGCAAGCTCAACAATCAACAGCGGGCAGTATATGATGCAGTGATCAAGTCCGTTTGTGAGCACCAAGGCAAGCTATTCTTTCTCTATGGAGCAGGAGGAACGGGGAAAACATTCCTATAG
- the LOC106323806 gene encoding uncharacterized protein LOC106323806, with protein sequence MVCMIRFAKIGFYRGDVQITNAFDSSMICFDPDLSECLALKNNMPNDEFALALTDTKNDKRPIKDQIDDWNDVGIKSISEIIMATQDEDCKIICSIESIDTDWSWFIFVHVSRNRCNKRCLRIKSKEGGNLPPNEKPLFWCTSCRVNTTTVTPEFKLHLIVKDDTSTCKLMLLDSVAKVVVGCDAKDIWDGSYEEIEDPDILPQAITDLVGKSICFGLTLGSENVKNGSDIFLVSQVWSGDNILQIESNSEPITHASSASSIMSGGEKKSEANSSEGSSTPFSKRKEKDQVDQTSTSKKLCTKVVKMEKIKDDELNA encoded by the exons ATGGTGTGCATGATCCGCTTTGCTAAAATTGGGTTTTACAGAG GAGATGTGCAGATAACCAATGCTTTTGATTCATCCATGATTTGTTTCGATCCTGACTTATCTGAATGTCTGGCTTTAAAAAACAA TATGCCAAATGATGAGTTTGCTCTTGCTCTAACTGATACAAAGAATGATAAGCGTCCGATCAAGGATCAAATTGATGATTGGAATGATGTGGGTATTAAATCTATCTCTGAAATCATCATGGCAACTCAG GATGAGGATTGCAAAATAATTTGCTCAATCGAATCTATTGATACGGATTGGAGCTGGTTTATTTTTGTTCATGTTAGCCGGAACAGGTGTAACAAACGTTGCCTTCGAATCAAATCAAAGGAAGGTGGTAATTTGCCTCCAAATGAGAAACCATTATTCTGGTGCACATCATGTCGTGTTAATACCACCACCGTAACCCCAGA ATTCAAATTGCATCTGATTGTCAAGGATGACACAAGTACTTGCAAACTGATGCTTCTTGATTCTGTTGCTAAAGTCGTTGTGGGCTGCGATGCTAAAGATATTTGGGATGGTTCCTATGAAGAG ATTGAGGATCCAGATATTTTGCCTCAAGCTATAACAGATTTGGTTGGAAAATCTATTTGTTTTGGTCTTACTCTTGGCTCTGAAAATGTTAAAAATGGATCAGACATCTTTCTGGTTTCACAAGTATGGTCTGGTGATAATATTCTCCAAATCGAGTCCAACTCTGAGCCTATTACTCATGCTAGCTCTGCTTCATCAATAATGTCCGGTGGAGAG AAAAAAAGTGAAGCAAATTCATCAGAAGGTTCTTCAACCCCATTTTCAAAGCGTAAGGAAAAAGATCAAGTTGATCAGACTTCAACTTCCAAAAAACTTTGCACCAAGGTGGTGAAGATGGAGAAGATTAAAGACGACGAGCTGAATGCTTAG